One Gossypium hirsutum isolate 1008001.06 chromosome A11, Gossypium_hirsutum_v2.1, whole genome shotgun sequence genomic window carries:
- the LOC107924391 gene encoding 3-oxoacyl-[acyl-carrier-protein] synthase, mitochondrial isoform X1 — protein MARRCWHKLKTTCRFQLSRHLSSSTSLPPPPLSSPRRVVVTGLGLVTPLGCGVGTTWKHLIEGKCGIRAVTTEDLKMNAFDKETLTLTFDQLTSKVAAIVPCGTAPGEFNEDLWFNAKDHRSIARFISYALCAADEALKDAKWPPADQEQKERTGVSIGGGTGSISDILDAAQMICEKRIRRLSPFFIPRILINMASGHVSMKYGFQGPNHAAVTACATGAHSIGDAMRMVQFGDADVMVAGGTESSIDALSIAGFCKARALTTKYNSSPSEASRPFDCGRDGFVIGEGSGVLILEELEHAKSRGAKIYAEVRGYGMSGDAYHITQPHTDGRGATLAMARALKQAGLHPNQVDYVNAHATSTPLGDAIEANAIKAMFTDHATSGSLAFSSTKGAVGHLLGAAGAVEAIFTVLTVHHGIAPLTLNLTKPDPMFNDAFMPLTASKELPIRAALSNSFGFGGTNASLLFASPS, from the exons ATGGCAAGGCGCTGTTGGCATAAACTGAAAACGACATGTCGTTTCCAACTGTCTCGTCACCTTTCTTCTTCAACCTCTCTCCCGCCACCTCCTCTTTCCTCTCCCCGGAGGGTGGTCGTCACCG GGCTTGGGCTGGTGACTCCACTCGGGTGCGGAGTAGGAACAACTTGGAAGCATTTGATAGAAGGCAAGTGTGGAATAAGGGCAGTAACCACAGAGGATTTGAAGATGAATGCTTTTGATAAAGAGACACTGACGCTTACCTTCGATCAGTTAACTTCTAAAGTTGCTGCAATTGTGCCTTGTGGGACTGCCCCTGGTGAATTCAATGAGGACCTTTGGTTTAATGCTAAG GATCATCGATCAATTGCGAGATTTATAAGCTATGCATTATGTGCTGCTGATGAAGCTTTAAAAGATGCAAAATGGCCACCCGCAGATCAGGAACAGAAGGAAAGAACG GGAGTCTCTATAGGTGGTGGGACTGGAAGTATTAGTGATATCTTAGATGCAGCGCAAATGATCTGTGAGAAG CGTATTCGTCGACTAAGTCCTTTTTTCATACCAAGGATACTCATCAACATGGCATCTGGTCACGTGAGCATGAAATATGGATTCCAG GGACCAAACCATGCTGCAGTGACTGCTTGTGCAACTGGGGCTCATTCTATTGGTGATGCTATGAGGATGGTTCAATTTGGAGATGCTGATGTCATGGTTGCTGGTGGCACAGAGTCTAGCATTGATGCTTTGTCAATAGCTGGATTTTGCAA AGCTAGAGCTTTGACTACCAAGTATAATTCTTCCCCTTCAGAAGCTTCACGACCTTTTGACTGTGGCCGGGATGGGTTTGT GATAGGTGAAGGTTCTGGTGTCTTGATATTAGAG GAACTTGAGCATGCAAAAAGTAGAGGAGCAAAAATTTATGCAGAGGTCCGTGGATATGGGATGTCAG GTGATGCTTATCACATTACTCAACCACATACTGATGGAAGAGGTGCGACTTTGGCCATGGCACGTGCTTTGAAACAA GCTGGTCTGCATCCTAACCAAGTGGACTATGTGAATGCTCATGCTACTTCTACACCTTTGG GTGATGCAATTGAAGCAAATGCAATCAAAGCCATGTTCACTGACCATGCAACATCGGGTTCTTTGGCCTTCTCCTCGACAAAG GGTGCTGTCGGTCATCTTCTTGGTGCAGCCGGAGCTGTTGAAGCAATTTTTACTGTTTTAACCGTACACCAT GGGATTGCACCTTTGACATTAAATCTCACTAAACCTGATC
- the LOC107922733 gene encoding protein-tyrosine-phosphatase IBR5, whose protein sequence is MRKRERENPCGVCGHYHKYEEGEVCGICGHRPPISSDRTSLQLSAFPSVILPDFLYLGSYDNASRSELLKTQGITRVLNTVPACQNLYRNSFIYHCLQDDKILQFDDAIQFLEQCEKDKARVLVHCMSGKNRSPAIVIAYLMRSKGWRLPQSYQWVKEHRSSVELSEAVYQQLQEYEQKLFGSSESTNPSLPAFPPPAGALFNFGFSKVNDAVPAPVPIPAFNNLGATSIFARPPLEVPPHGFTFGAGQTQRSMSESLGNPNASDIPMDST, encoded by the exons ATGAGGAAGAGGGAGAGGGAGAATCCGTGTGGGGTATGTGGGCACTATCACAAGTACGAGGAAGGGGAAGTTTGTGGGATATGTGGGCACCGCCCTCCCATTTCTTCCGATAGAACATCGCTTCAACTCAGTGCTTTTCCATCGGTGATCTTGCCTGACTTTCTCTATTTGGGTAGCTATGATAACGCCTCTCGCTCTGAGCTTCTCAAGACTCAAGGAATTACTCGCGTCCTTAAT ACCGTACCTGCATGTCAAAACCTATACAGGAATTCATTTATCTATCACTGCCTGCAAGATgacaaaattttacaatttgatgaTGCAATACAATTTTTAG AGCAATGTGAGAAGGATAAGGCTCGAGTTCTTGTGCATTGCATGTcaggaaaaaatag GTCACCAGCTATCGTAATAGCTTACTTGATGAGGTCTAAAGGATGGAGGCTTCCGCAGAGCTATCAATGGGTGAAAGAACATAGATCGTCTGTTGAGTTGAGTGAAG CTGTCTATCAGCAGTTGCAAGAATATGAGCAGAAGCTCTTCGGATCATCTGAAAGTACCAATCCTTCTTTGCCTGCATTCCCACCACCTGCTGGAGCTCTATTCAACTTTGGTTTCTCAAAGGTAAACGATGCAGTTCCTGCTCCTGTTCCTATACCTGCCTTCAATAATCTTGGTGCTACTTCTATTTTTGCCCGTCCGCCCTTAGAAGTTCCTCCGCATGGGTTCACATTTGGTGCCGGTCAGACTCAGAGAAGTATGTCCGAAAGCCTAGGGAACCCTAATGCCAGTGATATTCCAATGGATAGCACTTAA